A region of Malaciobacter marinus DNA encodes the following proteins:
- a CDS encoding M24 family metallopeptidase: protein MKLAFPKAEYVKRVKKVQREMRRKGIDVLLATDPGNMNWLTGYDGWSFYVHQGVIVSLDEEEPIWFGRAMDRSAALLRCYMKDDKLVAYPEEYVQNLHKHPMEWLAKNIFFARGWHDATIATEMDNYYYSAQAHLSLVSNLWKARFVDSQNLVNWARCIKSEKEIEYMKIAGRITSKIHQRILDVARVGIPKSFVVAQIYETAIEGVDGYSGDYPSIVPLLPSGKEASASHITWDNKPFKANEGTFFEVSGCYKRYHCPMSRTLYMGKPSERFLNAEKALLEAIDTGLEQAKPGNKASDIAKALDNVMLKYGIDRHGARCGYPIGVSYPPDWGERTFSIRASDNTILKAGMTFHFMPGIWQDDWGIEITESILITDTGYESLCDYPRKLFFK, encoded by the coding sequence ATGAAATTAGCTTTTCCTAAAGCAGAATATGTAAAAAGAGTAAAAAAAGTACAAAGAGAAATGCGAAGAAAAGGCATTGATGTACTTCTTGCAACTGATCCTGGAAATATGAATTGGTTAACAGGATATGATGGTTGGTCATTTTATGTGCATCAAGGGGTAATTGTATCTTTAGATGAAGAAGAACCTATTTGGTTTGGAAGAGCTATGGATAGAAGTGCAGCACTTCTTAGATGTTATATGAAAGATGATAAATTAGTTGCTTACCCTGAAGAGTATGTTCAAAATCTCCATAAACATCCAATGGAATGGCTAGCAAAGAATATCTTCTTTGCTAGAGGTTGGCATGATGCAACAATTGCAACAGAGATGGATAATTATTACTATTCTGCACAAGCCCATTTAAGTTTAGTATCAAATCTTTGGAAAGCAAGATTTGTAGATAGCCAAAACCTTGTAAACTGGGCTAGATGTATAAAATCTGAAAAAGAGATTGAGTATATGAAAATTGCAGGAAGAATTACATCTAAAATTCATCAAAGAATACTAGATGTTGCAAGAGTTGGAATACCAAAAAGTTTTGTTGTTGCACAAATATATGAAACAGCAATTGAAGGAGTTGATGGATATAGTGGTGATTACCCTTCAATTGTTCCTTTACTTCCATCTGGGAAAGAAGCTTCTGCTTCTCATATCACTTGGGATAATAAACCCTTTAAAGCAAATGAAGGAACTTTTTTTGAAGTTTCAGGATGTTATAAAAGGTATCATTGTCCAATGTCAAGAACACTTTATATGGGAAAACCATCTGAAAGATTTTTGAATGCTGAAAAAGCATTGCTTGAAGCAATTGATACAGGACTTGAACAAGCAAAACCAGGTAATAAAGCAAGTGACATTGCAAAAGCACTTGATAATGTAATGCTTAAATATGGCATAGATAGACATGGCGCTAGGTGTGGATATCCAATAGGTGTTAGTTATCCTCCTGATTGGGGTGAGAGAACATTTAGTATTAGAGCTTCTGATAATACAATACTTAAAGCAGGAATGACTTTTCACTTTATGCCAGGTATTTGGCAAGATGACTGGGGGATAGAGATAACTGAAAGTATTTTAATTACAGATACTGGATATGAATCACTTTGTGATTATCCAAGAAAACTATTTTTTAAATAA
- the uvrA gene encoding excinuclease ABC subunit UvrA, whose amino-acid sequence MKDSIKIYNAKENNLKNINLEIPKNKLIVFTGLSGSGKSTLAFDTLYAEGQRRYIESLSAYARQFLDKVGKPDVERIEGLTPAIAIDQKTTSKNPRSTVGTITEVYDYFRLLYARVGKQHCHKCGQPISQMSSSDVIEQVLSLPNSAKIIILAPLINRKKGTFADLLESLRNKGYVRAMIDGVMVRLDEEIELEKNKMHTIKIVIDRVVIKEENRDRIAQDVEKALKESFGELEIEILNHKDLDCEKHVHYSEHMACFDCKISFEPLEPLSFSFNSPKGACSSCDGLGIRYSLDMKKIIDEDLTLKDGAIKIIYGFNKGYYFKMLTAFCEAANIDMNKTFSELKDHEQKAILHGGVDEAVFTWKRHKLKRKWEGIVTIAYNMVKDEKDMADYMTEKTCDSCNGNRLKPSSQSVYVANKTISDIINLPIEDAHTFFQDDKNFEYFNEQNRMISAPILKEIKERVFFLNDVGLGYITLGRDARTISGGEAQRIRVASQIGSGLTGVMYVLDEPSIGLHERDTNKLIKTLKALQEKGNTVIVVEHDKETIKEADFIVDIGPNAGKYGGEIVFAGTLKQMLKANTLTSKFVSGKKQIAYVHNRPQEKFIEIKNVTINNIKNLDVQLPLKNLVSITGVSGSGKSSLILQTLLPVAKELLNHAKKVKKVDGVEINGLENLDKVIYLDQSPIGRTPRSNPATYTGLMDEIRTLFSKTKEASLRGYKIGRFSFNVKGGRCEKCQGEGEIKIEMHFLPDIMVKCDECHGQRYNRQTLEILYKSKSIADVLSMSVDEALEFFAKVPKIHAKLKTLSDVGLGYITLGQNAVTLSGGEAQRIKLSKELSKKDTGNTLYILDEPTTGLHFADVDRLTKVLHHLVEVGNSVLVIEHNLDIIKNSDWVIDIGPEGGSKGGKIVAQGTPEELAKTHKKTKSYTGYYLEKELNEQQKAN is encoded by the coding sequence ATGAAAGATTCAATTAAAATTTACAACGCAAAAGAAAACAACTTAAAAAATATAAATTTGGAAATTCCCAAAAATAAGCTTATAGTTTTTACTGGACTTTCTGGTTCAGGAAAGTCCACATTAGCCTTTGATACTCTTTATGCTGAGGGTCAAAGAAGATATATAGAATCTTTGTCTGCATATGCAAGACAATTTTTAGATAAAGTTGGAAAACCTGATGTTGAAAGAATTGAGGGTTTAACTCCTGCAATTGCTATTGATCAAAAAACTACATCAAAAAATCCTCGTTCTACAGTAGGAACGATTACAGAAGTTTACGATTATTTTAGACTTTTATACGCAAGGGTTGGAAAACAACATTGCCATAAATGTGGACAACCAATTTCTCAAATGAGCTCTTCTGATGTTATTGAGCAAGTTTTATCTTTACCAAATAGTGCAAAAATCATAATTCTTGCACCATTAATCAACAGAAAAAAAGGAACTTTTGCAGATCTTTTAGAATCACTTAGAAATAAAGGTTATGTAAGAGCTATGATTGATGGTGTGATGGTAAGGCTAGATGAAGAAATAGAGCTTGAAAAAAACAAAATGCACACTATTAAAATAGTAATAGATAGAGTTGTTATAAAAGAAGAAAATCGAGATAGAATTGCTCAAGATGTTGAAAAAGCTTTAAAAGAGAGTTTTGGAGAACTTGAAATTGAAATATTAAATCATAAAGATTTAGATTGTGAAAAACATGTTCACTATTCTGAGCATATGGCTTGTTTTGACTGTAAAATATCTTTTGAACCATTAGAGCCGTTAAGTTTCTCATTTAATTCACCAAAAGGTGCATGTTCATCTTGTGATGGATTAGGTATTAGATATTCACTTGATATGAAAAAAATCATAGATGAAGATTTAACTTTAAAAGATGGAGCTATTAAAATCATATATGGCTTTAACAAAGGTTACTATTTTAAAATGCTAACAGCATTTTGTGAAGCTGCTAATATTGATATGAATAAAACTTTTAGTGAACTAAAAGACCATGAACAAAAAGCTATTTTACATGGTGGTGTTGATGAAGCTGTTTTTACATGGAAAAGACACAAGCTAAAAAGAAAATGGGAAGGTATTGTAACTATTGCATATAATATGGTAAAAGATGAAAAAGACATGGCAGATTATATGACTGAAAAAACTTGTGATTCATGTAATGGCAATAGATTAAAACCATCTTCACAAAGTGTATATGTTGCAAATAAAACAATCTCTGATATTATAAATTTACCTATTGAAGATGCACACACATTTTTTCAAGATGATAAAAACTTTGAATACTTTAATGAACAAAATAGAATGATTTCAGCTCCAATATTAAAAGAGATAAAAGAGAGAGTTTTCTTTTTAAATGACGTAGGTCTTGGATATATTACTTTAGGAAGAGATGCAAGAACAATCTCAGGAGGTGAAGCTCAAAGAATCAGAGTTGCAAGTCAAATTGGTTCTGGACTTACAGGTGTTATGTATGTACTTGATGAACCATCAATTGGTCTTCATGAAAGAGATACAAATAAACTTATCAAAACATTAAAAGCTTTACAAGAAAAAGGCAATACTGTAATAGTTGTAGAACATGATAAAGAAACAATTAAAGAAGCAGATTTTATTGTTGACATTGGTCCAAATGCTGGTAAATATGGTGGTGAAATAGTTTTTGCAGGTACTTTAAAACAAATGCTTAAAGCAAATACTTTAACATCAAAATTTGTTTCAGGTAAAAAACAAATTGCTTATGTACATAATAGACCACAAGAAAAATTTATTGAAATTAAAAATGTAACTATTAATAATATTAAAAATCTTGATGTTCAATTGCCATTGAAAAATTTAGTATCAATAACAGGTGTTAGTGGTAGTGGAAAATCATCTTTAATATTACAAACACTTCTACCTGTTGCAAAAGAACTTTTAAATCATGCAAAAAAAGTTAAAAAAGTTGATGGGGTTGAAATAAATGGCTTGGAAAATTTAGATAAAGTAATTTATCTTGATCAAAGTCCAATTGGTAGAACTCCAAGAAGTAACCCTGCAACTTATACAGGTTTAATGGATGAGATTAGAACACTATTTTCTAAAACTAAAGAGGCTAGTTTAAGAGGCTATAAAATAGGAAGATTTTCATTTAATGTAAAAGGTGGAAGATGTGAAAAATGCCAAGGTGAAGGTGAAATAAAAATTGAAATGCACTTCTTGCCTGATATTATGGTTAAATGTGATGAATGTCATGGACAAAGATACAATAGACAAACTTTAGAAATATTATATAAATCAAAAAGTATTGCTGATGTATTAAGTATGAGTGTAGATGAAGCTTTAGAGTTCTTTGCAAAAGTTCCAAAGATTCATGCAAAATTAAAAACTTTAAGTGATGTGGGACTTGGATATATTACTCTTGGACAAAATGCAGTTACATTAAGTGGTGGGGAAGCACAAAGAATAAAATTAAGTAAAGAATTAAGCAAAAAAGACACAGGAAACACTTTATATATTTTAGATGAACCAACAACTGGATTACACTTTGCAGATGTAGATAGGCTAACAAAAGTTTTACATCACCTTGTAGAAGTTGGGAATTCAGTTTTAGTAATTGAGCATAATCTTGATATTATTAAAAACTCTGATTGGGTTATTGATATTGGTCCAGAAGGTGGAAGTAAAGGTGGTAAAATAGTAGCCCAAGGAACACCTGAAGAGTTAGCAAAAACTCATAAAAAAACAAAATCTTATACAGGTTATTATTTAGAAAAAGAACTAAATGAACAACAAAAAGCCAATTGA
- a CDS encoding DUF309 domain-containing protein, with product MNNKKPIDNFIEALQEHKFVEAHEILEDDWKTFKKQGLKLEAKAIQGLINGATALALYHIKKRPDGFKKVWPVYLKYKPLLTNAKINNKNRFFYACKILEEKKEELTD from the coding sequence ATGAACAACAAAAAGCCAATTGATAATTTTATAGAGGCTTTACAAGAACACAAATTTGTAGAGGCTCATGAAATACTTGAAGATGACTGGAAAACTTTTAAAAAACAAGGTTTAAAACTTGAAGCAAAAGCCATACAAGGTTTGATTAATGGAGCAACAGCACTTGCCTTATACCATATCAAAAAAAGACCTGATGGCTTTAAAAAAGTATGGCCAGTATATTTAAAATATAAACCTTTATTAACTAATGCAAAAATAAATAATAAAAATCGATTCTTTTATGCTTGTAAAATTCTTGAAGAAAAAAAAGAAGAATTGACAGATTAG
- a CDS encoding dicarboxylate/amino acid:cation symporter yields the protein MSQTKKSIFSNIGIQIIIAMVLGTIVGVIMKHDAVVFAPLGTIFIHLIKMLVIPLIAISIISGAASIGGTKSAGKIGALTFAFFLITSGFAVALALTMGEYFTPGIGVDLSSVEGMFSNEYASKGELPGFFETITGIIPTNIFVSLNNANILQILFFCLFLGIAISKLEKKKSESLLGGINALVEAFIWMIHVVMKFAPIGVFGLMADAIGTFGFDVLQLITNLVLVYFAAILIFGFIFFPLLIKLFSTMSVRKFISAMKKPQTVALSTASSMGTLPVTMEVCEEELKISKSTSSFVLPLGATINMSGNAIYYGLVAIFFAQIFNVDLGFTEYAAIILTATIGAIGQAGVPGPSFLVVAVLIAAGIPIEGLPLLFALDRIFDMTRTALNITGDAACAVIVDEYTQNEINKTSNA from the coding sequence ATGTCACAAACCAAAAAGAGTATCTTTTCTAATATAGGTATTCAAATTATAATTGCAATGGTTTTAGGTACTATTGTAGGTGTTATTATGAAACACGATGCAGTAGTATTTGCACCTCTTGGAACAATTTTTATTCACTTGATTAAAATGTTAGTTATTCCATTGATTGCAATTTCTATTATAAGTGGGGCAGCAAGTATTGGTGGAACTAAATCAGCTGGGAAGATAGGAGCCTTAACTTTTGCATTTTTCCTAATTACTTCAGGATTTGCAGTTGCTTTAGCTTTAACAATGGGAGAATACTTTACACCTGGAATTGGAGTTGACTTAAGTAGCGTTGAGGGAATGTTCTCAAATGAATATGCATCAAAAGGTGAACTTCCAGGATTTTTTGAAACTATTACAGGAATTATTCCTACAAATATTTTTGTATCACTAAACAATGCAAATATTTTACAAATACTATTTTTCTGTTTATTTTTAGGAATTGCCATTTCAAAACTAGAAAAAAAGAAATCAGAGTCATTACTTGGTGGGATTAATGCTCTTGTAGAAGCTTTTATTTGGATGATTCATGTAGTAATGAAATTTGCACCTATTGGTGTATTTGGTCTAATGGCAGATGCTATAGGTACATTTGGATTTGACGTACTGCAACTAATTACAAATTTAGTTCTAGTTTATTTTGCGGCAATTTTAATTTTTGGTTTTATTTTCTTTCCTTTATTAATTAAACTATTTTCAACAATGAGTGTTAGAAAATTTATAAGTGCAATGAAAAAACCTCAAACAGTTGCCTTATCTACAGCCTCATCAATGGGAACACTTCCTGTTACTATGGAAGTTTGTGAAGAAGAATTAAAAATCTCTAAAAGTACATCATCATTTGTTTTACCATTGGGTGCTACTATTAATATGAGTGGTAATGCAATTTATTATGGTCTTGTAGCAATATTTTTTGCACAAATATTTAATGTAGATTTAGGATTTACAGAATATGCAGCAATTATACTTACTGCAACTATTGGAGCAATTGGACAAGCAGGAGTTCCTGGACCTTCATTTTTAGTTGTTGCAGTACTTATTGCAGCTGGAATACCAATTGAAGGATTACCTTTACTTTTTGCACTTGATAGAATATTTGATATGACAAGAACAGCATTAAATATTACAGGTGATGCAGCTTGTGCAGTTATAGTAGATGAATATACACAAAATGAAATAAATAAAACTAGTAATGCCTAA
- a CDS encoding CNNM domain-containing protein — protein sequence MEILILLFFIVIGTSFLCSVLESVILSTTVSYVSVIENKNPTAGKLLKKLKSEIDITIASILIINTIANTLGATAIGVQAQNVFSGDKTLVMIISIILTFMILFFAEIIPKTIGAVYWKELAAVAARIINVFVFITYPIIIITQFVTKKISKNSSNNDSFSREELIHSTLLSEEEGVIGDLESDIIENTLTLNAVKVKDILTPRSVMYAVQKDAFIKDILEDKRTYKFSRVPVYDESIDNIVGVVLTKKLFRQAIKDKNVPIERIMTPVFALNENIPVGKALSKFIQKKEHMFIVLDNYDQTEGLVTLEDCIETLLGLEIMDELDTTADMRRLALNKMKAKRKEREKE from the coding sequence ATGGAAATATTAATACTTCTATTTTTTATTGTAATAGGCACATCGTTTTTATGTTCAGTTTTAGAATCAGTAATTCTATCAACAACAGTTTCATATGTTTCAGTAATAGAAAATAAAAATCCTACTGCTGGAAAATTACTAAAAAAATTAAAATCAGAAATTGATATTACAATTGCATCAATTTTAATTATTAACACAATTGCAAATACATTAGGTGCAACAGCTATTGGTGTTCAAGCACAAAATGTATTTAGTGGTGACAAAACATTAGTAATGATTATTTCTATAATTTTGACTTTTATGATTCTGTTTTTTGCAGAAATTATTCCTAAAACAATTGGTGCAGTTTATTGGAAAGAACTAGCAGCAGTAGCAGCAAGAATAATCAACGTTTTTGTATTTATTACTTATCCTATAATAATAATAACACAATTTGTAACAAAAAAGATATCTAAAAACTCTTCAAATAATGATTCTTTTTCAAGAGAAGAATTAATTCATTCTACACTTTTAAGTGAAGAAGAAGGAGTAATTGGTGATTTAGAATCAGATATCATTGAAAATACATTAACTTTAAATGCAGTAAAAGTAAAAGATATTTTAACTCCAAGATCAGTTATGTACGCGGTTCAAAAAGATGCTTTTATAAAAGATATATTAGAAGATAAACGAACATATAAGTTTTCAAGAGTTCCTGTTTATGATGAATCAATTGATAATATTGTTGGTGTTGTATTAACCAAAAAACTTTTTAGACAAGCAATTAAAGATAAAAATGTTCCTATTGAAAGAATCATGACACCAGTTTTTGCTTTAAATGAAAATATTCCAGTAGGAAAAGCATTAAGTAAGTTTATACAAAAAAAAGAACACATGTTTATTGTTTTGGACAACTATGACCAAACAGAAGGACTTGTGACATTAGAAGATTGTATTGAAACATTATTAGGTCTTGAAATAATGGATGAACTTGATACAACAGCAGATATGAGAAGACTTGCATTAAATAAAATGAAAGCTAAAAGAAAAGAAAGAGAAAAAGAGTAA
- a CDS encoding HugZ family protein — translation MLNQFINNFKSIILATMDENNSPFNSYAPFIKYNNKYYVYLSDMAKHARNLKSNPKVSIFFIEDENNCENIFARKRVVFQANSSILQRGSDKFELILDKFEKLDEKTVKMTRKMNDFHLFELEVNYGEAVFGFGRAYNIGGKNFDELIQRDNQKGHTSK, via the coding sequence ATGCTAAATCAATTTATTAACAATTTCAAATCTATAATACTTGCAACAATGGATGAGAACAACTCTCCTTTTAATAGTTATGCACCATTTATTAAATATAATAATAAATATTATGTCTATTTAAGTGATATGGCAAAACATGCAAGAAACTTAAAATCAAATCCTAAAGTATCAATATTTTTTATAGAAGATGAAAATAATTGTGAAAATATTTTTGCAAGAAAAAGAGTAGTATTTCAAGCAAATAGTTCAATACTTCAAAGAGGTTCAGATAAATTTGAATTAATATTAGATAAGTTTGAGAAACTAGATGAAAAAACAGTCAAAATGACAAGAAAAATGAATGATTTTCACCTATTTGAATTAGAAGTCAATTATGGTGAAGCAGTATTTGGTTTTGGTAGAGCTTATAATATTGGTGGTAAGAATTTTGATGAGTTAATTCAAAGAGATAATCAAAAAGGTCACACAAGTAAATAA
- the pdxH gene encoding pyridoxamine 5'-phosphate oxidase: protein MDLSSMREEYVNNGLRRKDLDQNPIKQFEQWFEQAMSADLIEANAMTLATVGNDMMPSVRTVLLKFFDETGFVFFSNYESVKSKHMEENSKVALHFAWLGLERQVKIEGRAEKISSSKSLKYFLSRPKGSQIGAWVSQQSQVVSSRSVLEAKFNEIKNKFVKGEIPFPSFWGGYIVKPEKIEFWQGAKHRLHDRFQYTLQENNSWQIDRLAP, encoded by the coding sequence ATGGACTTAAGTTCTATGAGAGAAGAGTACGTAAATAATGGATTAAGAAGAAAGGATTTAGATCAAAATCCTATAAAACAGTTTGAACAATGGTTTGAACAAGCAATGAGTGCAGATTTAATAGAAGCAAATGCAATGACTTTAGCAACTGTAGGTAATGATATGATGCCCTCAGTAAGAACTGTATTATTGAAATTTTTTGATGAAACTGGTTTTGTTTTCTTTTCAAATTATGAAAGTGTAAAATCAAAGCATATGGAAGAAAATTCTAAAGTCGCACTTCATTTTGCTTGGCTTGGCTTAGAAAGACAAGTAAAAATTGAGGGTAGGGCTGAAAAAATATCTTCATCAAAATCATTAAAATATTTTTTGTCAAGACCTAAGGGAAGTCAAATTGGAGCTTGGGTTTCACAACAAAGTCAAGTTGTTAGTTCAAGGTCAGTTTTAGAAGCTAAGTTCAATGAAATAAAAAATAAATTTGTAAAAGGTGAAATTCCTTTTCCTTCTTTTTGGGGAGGTTATATAGTAAAGCCTGAGAAAATTGAATTTTGGCAAGGTGCTAAACATAGATTACATGATAGATTTCAATATACTTTACAAGAAAATAATAGTTGGCAAATTGATAGACTAGCCCCTTAG
- a CDS encoding glutathione peroxidase: MKNIYDIEVETIDGKKISINEYKNKVLLIVNVASKCGFTSQYEGLEKLYDKYKNKDFVVLGFPCNQFMNQEPGTNEEIKEFCSLTYDVSFPMFSKIDVNGDETHPLYKFLKSEASGFLGTEAIKWNFTKFLIDKNGNIINRYSPSTTPKSLEDDIEKLL, translated from the coding sequence ATGAAAAATATATATGATATTGAAGTTGAGACTATAGATGGAAAGAAAATTAGTATAAATGAGTATAAAAACAAAGTTTTACTAATAGTAAATGTAGCTAGTAAGTGTGGATTTACTTCACAATATGAAGGTTTAGAAAAGTTATATGATAAGTATAAAAATAAAGATTTTGTTGTTTTAGGCTTTCCTTGTAATCAATTTATGAATCAAGAACCAGGCACAAATGAAGAAATAAAAGAGTTTTGTAGTTTAACTTATGATGTTAGTTTTCCAATGTTTTCAAAAATCGATGTTAATGGCGATGAAACTCATCCATTATATAAATTTTTAAAAAGTGAAGCTTCAGGTTTTTTAGGAACAGAAGCTATTAAATGGAATTTTACAAAATTTTTAATTGACAAAAATGGAAATATTATAAATAGATATTCTCCTTCTACAACACCAAAAAGTTTAGAAGATGATATAGAAAAATTACTTTAG
- a CDS encoding SRPBCC family protein — MQTFTKQTYINTSLEELFKFHLDSNNLIKITPKNIKAELLTKDVSPKEGAILKIKTTKNFIPFTWEVKIKKMDYPNMFIDVAIKSPFKFWEHSHIFEQEDDKVLLKDVVRYKLPFGFLGSLLDGFIKKDLEQMFEFRHEVTKKILEGEI; from the coding sequence ATGCAAACATTTACAAAACAAACTTATATAAATACAAGTTTAGAAGAGTTATTTAAGTTTCACTTAGATTCAAATAATCTTATAAAAATCACTCCTAAAAATATTAAAGCAGAACTTTTAACAAAAGATGTAAGCCCAAAAGAGGGTGCAATTTTAAAAATAAAAACTACAAAAAACTTTATTCCCTTTACTTGGGAAGTGAAAATAAAAAAAATGGATTATCCTAATATGTTTATTGATGTAGCTATAAAATCACCTTTTAAATTTTGGGAACATTCACATATATTTGAGCAAGAAGATGATAAGGTTTTGTTAAAAGATGTGGTAAGATATAAGTTGCCTTTTGGTTTTTTAGGTTCTTTGTTAGATGGCTTTATAAAAAAAGATTTAGAGCAAATGTTTGAGTTTAGACATGAAGTAACTAAAAAAATTTTAGAAGGGGAAATATGA
- a CDS encoding ankyrin repeat domain-containing protein: protein MSTNIFIDDKLTNKNLSLKKLIFSGLDINHQDSQGWCILFETIVYNENIEAVLSLNPDIDLRDKKGRNALYWAIKYKNFKAVKLLISKGIDMYVTPTLYAVHFAVYNDDVKMLKCLKNCDVDINYLDEINATALIYAVLYNKVHCVDYLINNNANIYQVDILGNSAYTLAYELQMKNLIKKFDKLIK from the coding sequence ATGAGTACAAATATTTTTATAGATGATAAATTGACAAATAAAAATCTTTCTTTAAAAAAATTAATTTTTAGTGGTTTAGATATTAATCATCAAGATTCACAAGGTTGGTGCATACTTTTTGAAACTATTGTTTATAATGAAAATATTGAAGCAGTATTATCTTTAAATCCTGATATTGATTTAAGAGATAAAAAAGGTAGAAATGCACTTTATTGGGCTATTAAGTATAAGAATTTTAAAGCTGTAAAATTATTGATTTCTAAAGGAATTGATATGTATGTAACTCCTACTCTTTATGCTGTACATTTTGCAGTTTACAATGATGATGTAAAAATGTTAAAGTGTTTAAAAAATTGTGATGTTGATATAAACTATTTAGATGAGATTAATGCAACTGCATTAATATATGCAGTTTTATACAATAAAGTGCATTGTGTAGATTATTTGATAAATAATAATGCTAATATCTATCAAGTTGATATTTTAGGTAATAGCGCATATACTTTAGCCTATGAGTTACAAATGAAAAATTTGATAAAAAAGTTTGATAAACTAATCAAATAA
- a CDS encoding tRNA-uridine aminocarboxypropyltransferase: MENILTQREYCYKCNRPKTSCLCQYINSFDTNTKFIILMHPKEYRKTKNTTGKITNLQLNNSKIYIGIDFTKHEEINKYIKEYECFILYPGKESILINTTTIKSKKKQLIFIIDSTWACSKAILKRSLNLQDLPKISFKTTKQSAYRFKTQPQEYCLSTIESTKEILYLLNKHNIENIDSKYLDSFLLPFENLVNYQIKCSKKRDLRVKTYS, translated from the coding sequence TTGGAAAATATACTTACTCAAAGAGAATATTGTTATAAATGCAATAGACCAAAAACCTCATGTTTATGTCAGTACATAAATAGTTTTGATACAAATACTAAATTTATCATATTGATGCACCCAAAAGAGTACAGAAAGACAAAAAATACAACAGGTAAGATAACTAACTTACAACTTAATAATTCTAAGATTTATATTGGTATTGACTTTACAAAACATGAAGAAATAAATAAGTATATAAAAGAGTATGAATGCTTTATTTTGTATCCTGGAAAAGAATCAATTTTGATAAATACAACAACTATAAAAAGTAAAAAAAAGCAACTTATATTTATTATAGATTCTACATGGGCATGTTCAAAAGCAATTTTAAAAAGAAGTTTAAATTTACAAGATTTACCTAAAATAAGTTTTAAAACAACTAAACAATCTGCATATAGATTTAAAACACAACCACAAGAGTATTGTCTTTCAACAATTGAATCCACAAAAGAGATTCTTTACTTATTAAATAAACATAATATTGAAAATATTGATTCAAAATACTTAGATAGTTTTTTACTACCATTTGAGAATTTAGTTAATTATCAAATAAAATGTAGTAAAAAAAGAGATTTAAGAGTTAAAACCTACTCTTAA